The Mytilus galloprovincialis chromosome 4, xbMytGall1.hap1.1, whole genome shotgun sequence genome contains a region encoding:
- the LOC143071023 gene encoding uncharacterized protein LOC143071023 yields the protein MTALHFAATNGHDEVAMTIIKNGAYIDAQNFQGNTALHLATLGNLRHIIEILIQAYCDINIANNRQQTAIHVAVENGFQESVEVLLAGDANLSRREKLGKTPLQLASRGSFVAIVDMIIKAERYYAVTREYMEQE from the exons ATGACCGCATTACATTTTGCAGCAACAAATGGCCATGACGAAGTAGCTATGACCATAATCAAAAATGGTGCTTATATTGACGCTCAGAATTTT cAAGGAAACACTGCATTACATTTGGCAACTTTGGGAAATTTGCGCCACATTATAGAAATATTGATCCAAGCTTACTGTGACATCAACATAGCTAACAAT CGACAGCAAACTGCAATACACGTAGCTGTAGAAAATGGGTTTCAGGAATCTGTTGAAGTATTATTGGCTGGTGATGCTAATCTTTCCCGTCGTGAAAAG CTAGGAAAAACACCGCTACAACTAGCATCTAGAGGAAGTTTTGTTGCGATTGTAGATATGATAATCAAAGCTGAAAGATACTATGCAGTTACAAGG
- the LOC143072109 gene encoding cerebellin-2-like yields the protein MSLQLSLLMLVVLYASSAASSCQRINNDEFEDLTNVMRKITCQSGGISEKPAFLATLTPREVALTSGSVVKFDSILTNIGNGYNANSGVFTAPRKGTYQFAVSFVSSHRNNEWLELTLAKNNNRLVRGHAELEPYASGSLQATLALEKGDCISIIQPRPLGHVLGENYSMFSGHLI from the exons ATGAGTCTACAGTTAAGCTTACTTATGTTGGTTGTATTGTATGCATCATCTGCTGCCAGCTCTTGCCAAAGAATAA ACAATGACGAATTCGAAGATTTGACAAATGTCATGAGGAAGATAACGTGTCAATCAG GAGGAATCTCCGAAAAACCGGCGTTCCTTGCAACCTTAACTCCAAGAGAAGTGGCATTAACATCAGGCAGCGTAGTTAAATTTGATTCTATTTTAACAAACATCGGGAATGGATACAACGCAAATTCCGGAGTGTTTACGGCTCCACGTAAAGGGACATACCAATTCGCAGTGAGTTTTGTTTCTAGTCATAGAAACAACGAATGGCTTGAACTGACCCTGGCAAAAAATAACAATCGACTTGTACGGGGCCATGCTGAATTAGAACCATATGCATCAGGATCTCTACAAGCCACGCTCGCATTGGAGAAAGGGGATTGTATCTCTATCATCCAACCTCGTCCTTTAGGGCATGTTCTAGGTGAAAATTATTCGATGTTTTCTGGTCATTTGATATAA
- the LOC143072104 gene encoding cerebellin-2-like: MLLFSILMCMVLYSSSAQKSCPGISNDVFEDLMDVMMKLKCQSGQSNNGELQSKKPAFLATLSKNVNLGQNHILKFDSIKTNIGDGYDASSGVFTAPRKGTYEFAVNFITGYKDEWLELDLIKNNNMVVRGHAAFDKHTSGSLQAILELKKGDRIYINHPRGSGLLQGEHYTMFSGHYI; this comes from the exons ATGCTACTGTTCAGTATCCTAATGTGCATGGTTTTATATTCATCGTCTGCTCAAAAGTCTTGTCCAGGAATAA GCAATGATGTTTTTGAAGATTTGATGGATGTCATGATGAAACTTAAGTGTCAGTCAGGCCAATCAA ACAACGGGGAACTACAGTCAAAGAAACCGGCATTTCTGGCAACGTTATCTAAAAATGTCAACTTAGGACAGAACCACATATTAAAGTTTGATTCTATAAAGACAAACATCGGGGATGGGTATGACGCAAGTTCTGGAGTGTTTACTGCTCCACGGAAAGGCACATACGAATTTGCAGTGAATTTCATCACCGGATATAAAGATGAATGGCTCGAGTTAGACCTGATTAAGAACAACAACATGGTTGTGAGGGGACATGCTGCTTTTGATAAACACACATCGGGGTCACTTCAAGCCATTCTTGAACTGAAGAAAGGCGACCGGATCTATATCAATCATCCACGAGGTTCCGGGTTGCTTCAAGGAGAACACTACACGATGTTTTCTGGCCATTACATATAA